TTCAAAATGGCAATTGCTGTAGCACCGGTTACCAACTGGCGTTTTTACGATTCGGTTTATACCGAGCGCTATATGCAGACACCACAGGAAAACGCATCAGGCTACGATGACAATTCGCCTATTAACCACGTGAAAAACCTGAAAGGCTCTTACCTTCTTGTACATGGATCTGCCGATGACAATGTACACGTACAGAATACCATGCTGATGGTGGAAGCGCTGGTACAGGCCAATAAGCAATTTGACTGGGCGATATATCCTGATAAGAACCACGGTATCTACGGTGGGGCTACAAGGCTGCAGCTGTATACGAAAATGACGAACTTCATTAAAGAGAAACTATAACTAAACAACGCTAAATTTTATGGATAAGACAACAACTCAAAAAGGCCACCCTACGGGACTTTGGTATTTATTCGGCACTGAAATGTGGGAGCGATTTGGATATTACCTGATGCTGGGTATCTTCTCGCTGTACATGATAGATGGCTGGAATAATGGGGGTATGGGATTTGATGCAGGTAAAAAATCAGATATTTACGGCACCTATCTCGGCCTTGTTTATCTTACCCCGTTTATTGGCGGCCTGCTTGCAGACAGGGTGTTGGGTTACAGGAGATCTATTATATTGGGAGGGCTGATGATGGCGTTGGGATATTTCCTGCTATCAATCCATGACATTACGAGTTTTTACGCCGGTTTATTCTTTATCATCCTGGGTAATGGCTTTTTCAAACCGAATATTTCTACGCTTGTAGGTAACCTGTACAGCACAGAAGAACTTAAGCACAAAAAAGATTCGGGTTACAATATCTTTTATATGGGAATCAACGTAGGGGCATTCATCTGCAACTTCGTGGCGGCTTACATGAGGCTTAACTTCGGCTGGAACTTTGCGTTTATCGCGGCGGGTGTCGGTATGCTTATCGGCGTTATTATTTTCCTTAGCGGCACGAAACACATCAGGCATGTAGATGTGATCAAACCGTTGCAGGCGGGAGATATGCCTACCACAAAAATATTAGGTTCTACTATATTGCCAATGTTTGTGTTTGGTATTCTTGGATATCTTATTCCTGATAATATCTTAGGCTCAGATACCAATGATGCATTCATTTTTGGTTGTGTACCGGTAATATTGTTCTTTATTTACCTTTGGTTCAAATCATCAGGCCTTGAAAAAAGGGCAATTGCGGCACTGCTTGCAGTATTTGCGTGCGTAATATTGTTCTTCGCGATATTCCACCAGAACGGCGATGCACTTACAGTATGGGCAGAAGATTATACCGACAGGGAAATGCCGGAATCTGTAGCTACAGTTGCCGATAAAGTGGATATGGCACAAACGGTAGAGAACAACGCTATTGTACAGCTTGACGATGCTGCCTTCAAAGCAAAAATGGAGCAATTGACAGCAGAAGAAAAAGCTATGCCTGAAGTAACCAAAGAGGAAATTGCAGCTAAAAAAGAAAAATCCAAGATCATAGCCGGATATGAATCATCGCGCAAATATTTCCAAAATCTTGGCGCGGATAAAGTTCCGGCGCAGGGAAGCAACCTTAAATTATATTCTACTGAGCTTTATCAATCGATTAACCCTATGTGGGTAATTGTGCTTACGCCAATATTAGTGGGTGTTTGGGGCTTTCTTCGTAAGAGAAAGAAAGAGCCAAGCACGCCTACAAAGATCGCATTAGGACTACTGATCACGGCGCTTTCGGCTTTGGTTATGGTGGGTGCGGTATATGCAACCAACGGACTTAGCATGAAGGCCAGCAGCTGGTGGCTTATCGCTTCATATGGTGTGATAACGCTGGGTGAGCTTTGCCTTTCGCCAATGGGCCTTTCGCTGGTGTCGAAACTGAGCCCGCCAAGGATCACGGCATTGATGATGGGCGGTTTCTTCCTCGCCATATCGGTAGGGAATAAGCTTGCCGGTATGCTTTCGAGCCTTTGGGAAAAAATACCGGAAAAGCAAAACTATTTCTACCTGAACTTTGGGCTTGTGCTTGGCGCAGCAATAATGTTATTCCTGATGCTGAAATGGCTAAATGGGGTAATGAGGGAGAATAACGTAAATTAATTTAGTATTATAAATGGAGATATCTAACCATAAGATAGAACTGGAAAAGATCCAGGATTTTAAAGGCAAATACCCGAAACAGCTTTGGTACCTTTTCCTGGTAGAAATGTGGGAGCGCTTCACGTTTTATGGGATGCGTGCGCTTTTAGGGCTTTACATTTCGCACCTTATCCTCACGGCCGATTATAAACCGCTGGAGCCTGCCGAACTGGAAGCTAAGAAAATTGAATTCCAAAAGCAGAACCATGAAGAACTCACGAAGGATCATCCGAGGTATTATATAGAAACCTCACAGCTCAAGTATAAAGATGCCGCGGAAAGCCGGTCAAACAAGCAATACGGACTAATACAGGCCTTTATATATGCAATGGCATTCGTGGGCGGTATGTTTGCAGATAAGATATTCGGTTTCCGTAAATCGGTTTTCTGGGGTGGTATCCTTATGGCTATTGGTACATTTACCATGGCATTACCGGGTGCGTTCCCATTCTATCTCGGGGTCAGTATCCTCATTGTGGGCAACGGATTTTTTAAGCCAAATATCTCTACTATGGTCGGGGCATTATACCGTCCAGGCGACCCAAGGAGGGATGCGGGCTTCTCACTCTTCTATTCCGGAATTAATATCGGTGCGTTGCTTAGCGGCCTTACCATCGCGTATATCGGTACATCGGTTAGCTGGTCATTAGGCTTTGCACTTGCAGGCGTATGCATGCTTTGTGGACTGGCGCTGTTTATGTTCACCCAAAAAACACTGGGGCCCATCGGGCTTCCGCCAGTGCCTGAAAAGCTAAAGGAAAAAAAGGCAGGCATAAGCAGGAACATGTGGGTGTACATCCTTTCTATAGTGTTCATGCCATTTTTCTTTGTACTTGTTTATTTTCCATTCGACATAGATTTCACCTTCCTTTTCGGACAGGATACCAATGATGCCGGAGAGTTAGTACCCTATATGGTGCAGTTCAGTGACCTGTTCATGATCTCTATTGCGGTCATTATTTTTGGGTTCCTGGTTTACACAATGTTCAATGTTGCCAAAGAAGAGAAAAGCAAGATGTTTGTGGCCGTAGTGCTTATATTGTTCTCTGTATTGTTCTGGTCGTTCTTCGAGCAGGGCGGTGGGTCGCTTAACTTCTTCGCCATAGGCAATGTAGACAGTCACGGACTCAACATGACGCAGGTGAACAACTCAGTAAATGCGCTATGGGTAGTGCTTGCCGCGCCGCTTGTGGGTATGCTTTGGATCGCCCTTAATAAAAGGAAAGCAGAGCCGAATACTGTTGTGAAATTCGGGCTTGGGTTTGTGTTCCTGGGGTTAGGGTTCCTTGTGTTCTATTTCAGTAAGTTCATGGCGAATGATGGCGGTTACACCCCGCTTTGGACATTCGTATTCGCGTACCTGGTGATTACTATAGGAGAGCTTTGCCTTTCGCCCATCGGCCTTTCGATGGTAACGAAGCTTACGCCCAACAGGCTGCATGGCGTAATGATGGGTACATGGTTCCTTGCCAGTGCTTACGGGCAGTATGGTGCAGGGCTTATCGGGTCGGCGCTTGCAAAAGTAGATACTTCGATCAAAAACCCGACTAACCTTGACAAGCTGGAGCAATATACCAACGGTTACCAAAGCATCGCTTATATAGCCATTGGCGCGGGTATCGTGTTGTTGCTGATATCGCCGATCCTTAAAAAGCAGATGAAGGGTGCGGGATAATTTTCGGCACTATTTTTGTCTTACAAATAAAAACGAAATATAAAATGAAAAAAATACTTTTAGCATTGTTTATAGGGCTTGGCACTTTGGCTGTACAGGCACAGGAAATAAAATGGATGAGCATGGACGAAGCGCTTGCTGCCCAGAAGAAAAAAGCGAAACCCATCTTCATGGACGTATATACCGATTGGTGCGGCCCGTGCAAAATGCTCGACAAGAATACCTTTCACGACCCTGCTGTAGTGAAATATATTTCTGAAAATTATTATGCCGTAAAATTCAATGCAGAAGGCCAATCCGATATTACGTATAAAGGTAAAAAATACAGCAACCCCGGCTTTGTAGAAGGCCGTAGCGGCAGGAACGCTGTTCACGAATTTGCCGCATTCCTGCAGGTTCGCGCTTATCCTTCAATGATCGTATTCGATGCTAAAGGCGAAGTAAAGGCCCCGATAGTAGGGTATTACCAGCCGGAACAATTGCTGGAAGCGCTAAAAAAATAAGTTAATTATTTAATTCCGTAAGATCCCTTTTCTGCCGTGGCATGGAAAGGGATCTTTTGTTTTTGGCAGGTTGCTTTCCAGCGTGCCACATAGGTTTTGTAGTTGGTGGCGTCGGCAACCACTTGTTTGGGATGCAGTTCGGCCAGCAATCTTTCAAAGTTCACTTTAGGCGAATGGATAAGCAAGAGAACGTCCGGCTTCATTGCAGGGCTATAGGCTGCCGTGCTGTCTATTATCAGGACCTTGCTTCCCTTATGCCATAAAACATTCTGTATGGGCTTTAGGATAACTTCTGAGGCAAAATTCCCTTTCCGGTAGGATCTTATGTTGAAGTTCTTTAAGGCAAGGCTGTCTTCACTCAGTATCATTATGCGACTGCTTATTCTTTCGGCAAGGAGCGTGCTTTTCCGGTTATTGAAGACGATAAGCTCATCGTGGCTTTTGCTGTCCCACACCGTTATGGTATAAATGGACTGAAAAACAAGCACTGATACAAGCAGGGCTGCCGTGCGCCGGTAGGTCTTTTTATAAAGCCACAACACCATCAGGATAATAACGGCGTAAAGCGAAACATTTAGCAATAGTGTGAAAGGGATGTCTTTTAAAACCAAACTGTCAAATGAAGCGATCCAGGCTATAAAGCTGTTCATTGCCACAATAAGCCATTCCAATACAGATCCCACTATGATCGCCACAGGCGGCGCTATAAAATTCAGGAGCAGTACAATGAGGCCTGTCACCAGTACTACATTCGATAACGGGATCACTACAAGGTTGGCCAAAAGGAATAGCAGCGGGAACTGGTGGAAATAATACAGGCTGAGTGGCAATACGCCTATCTGGGCGGCAAGTGAGATGAGTACTGTGTCTATGGCATAGTTGATTATGAGGTATCCCGACCTTCCAGTTTTTTTGTAAATCGGCTGCAACCATACAATTGAAAACATGGCGACATAACTTAACTGGAATCCGACATCGAACAAGAACATTGGCTTTGCCAGAAGCAACACCAACATAGAGACTGCAATGGAGTTGTAAATGTTGGCATTGCGGGTATGATACTGGCCAATCATGATGAAGCTGAACATCACTACAGAACGCACCACCGATGCCGATAAACCCGTGATAAAGGCAAATCCCCACAACAGCGCCAGTATGACTATGAGCTGTAGCAGTTCGCCTTTTCGCCGTAAGCGGTTCAGGGGTTTGAATAGCGTGGTGAGAATTAAGAACAGCATCGAAAAATGAAGCCCCGAGATAGCGAGTATATGCAGCACGCCTGCATTGGTATAATTATCGGAAGTCTCCTGATCCATATCCTGCCTCTGGCCCAAGAGCAACGCATTGATGACATTGCGGGTTTCAGCGCTGTAATTATGGATATCAAAGCTATGGATGAGCGTTTCCCTCAGTTGGCCTACATAAGCATCAAAACTATCAATTTGCCCTGCCTTCACAAAATTATCCTTCAGGCGCACCTGGTGGAAAACACCCTGCTTTGCCATATAAGCGGCATAATCGAACTGGCCGGGGTTCATTGCGGCAGGTATGGGCTGGAGTTCGTCGGCAATGATAAAAGCATCGCCTGCGTGGAGCAGCCTGCCTAAACTGTCTTTCGGAACGGTAACAAGAAGTTTGCCTGTGGCTGGTTTCCCATTGGCCGACAGCACATCAAAATAATATTTTTCAGAGTATGCGTTGGGTTTCAGCCGTTCGGAAACCACGGTTTTCAGTACGGGTATATCATTAGTGAGTGAGTTCGTGTAATGCAGCTTTTGGTTTGGTGGATAGTGCAGCATTTGAACAAGCATACCCATTACAAAGGCAAACAGCCATGACGTTATCCCGAAATACGGTTTTTGGATGAGGTCTTTTTTTGCAAGGAAATAGGAGGTAAGCAGGAGTGCAAATACACTTCCCAAAAGTGCGTAAAGAAATCCGGGAGCAGGGGAAAGGTAATACCCTGCCAGTATGCCCAGCGCGAGGAAGAATGTAATGGCAATAACGGGATATTTCAATACCTTCATACGTCGGGGATTGAAACAAACATACGGAAAAATCTTATTTGTGAATGAAGTAAATAAGAATCAGGGGTGAAATTTTTACCATAAGGAACACTAAGGATTGGCACTAAGTACACAACGCCGTAATAATATACTTAACTGTAAAGCCCGCATGAATTGTAGTAAAAACGTGATGAAAAAAGGTTTATTCTTCTTCGATAACCCTGTTTGCCTGTACAAAAGTACGTGCGTTATAAGGCTCATTCATAGAGGATACCATAACACCTGAGCTGGTAGAAGAGTGGATAAACAGTACTTCGCCTTCTTCGGTTACCTCACTAACGATGCCAACGTGGTTGATGCCCCTTCTGTTGTGGCTGTTCTTGAAAAGAAGCAGGTCGCCCCTTTTTACTTCAGAAAGTTGTACTACCCTGCCTGCACCTGCCATGCCGGCGGAGCTGCGCGGTAATGTAATGCCGAATATCTGGAAAGTAGCGTAAACCATGCCTGAACAGTCCATTCCGGCTTTTGTGGTGCCGCCTGCCCTGTAACGAACGCCGATAAAATCTGCTGCATTGTTTACTATCTGAACCGCAAGGTAGCTTTCGGAAGGTTCCGGTGTAAAATCCGGGTCAGTAGCCTCGTCGATAATTACCGTACCGTTTTTGATGGGGTTGGTCCTGGTACGCTCGATTTCAGATTTTCTTGGGCCTCCCTTGCTTATATCTTTTTTCTGAACCGGCTCATACGCAACAACATCCCTGTCGTTGAGTGAAGCCACTTCCTTCATAACCGCTGCTTTGTCTATAGCAGGTGCCGGTTTTGAAGCCTGTTTTTCAGTGTAAGAATAAATACCCTTTTTTTGGGCTTCTTTTTTAGAAGTTACGATCTGTGCCGAAGCGGTAAAAGATGCTATCAGGAACAGTACCAGGGTTAGGGGGCGGAGGTTTTTCAAATCTTTAATCTTATAATTCTACATCGGTTTGAAGCAAATATAGGGAAATAATTTTAAAGAAATTTTAAGAGACTATGTTAAATGTTTGATTATGAGGCTTGCTGTTTTTTCACTGGCGCCGATTCCGCCCAGCCTTTCCTCCAGTAAATCGTACTGTTTCAGGAGATTCCGTCTGTATTCGGGTGTTAATAACTTTTGGAGTTCTTCTCTTATGTTTTTTTTGTTAAAGTCATCCTGGATGAGTTCTTTCACAACCTCTTTATCCATGATAAGGTTTACCAGCGAGATGTATTTTAACGTGATAATACGCTTTGCGATCTGGTACGAAATCCATCCGCCCTTGTAGCAAACCACTTCCGGTACTTTGAACAATGCAGTCTCTAACGTAGCCGTTCCCGAGGTGACCAAAGCTGCGTATGCAATGCTCAGAAGGCCATAGGTTTTATTTGAAATGAACTTTACATTGCTATTGTTGAGGAACGGCTCATAAAAAGAATATTCCTGCGACGGCGCTCCGGCAATGACGAACTGGTAATCCGGGAAATCATCGGTTACAGAAAGCATTACCGAAAGCATCTTGATTATTTCCTGCTTCCTGCTTCCCGGCAGCAGTGCGATGACCGGCCTTTCGTCCAGTCCGTGCTCTTTTTTGAAAGCTTCCGGATCGGTTTTCTCGCGGTTGTGTATGGCATCTATCAGGGGGTGCCCCACAAATTCAACAGCAAAATTATGCTTGTTTTCGTAAAAGTTTTTTTCAAAGGGCAGTATGATATACATGTGGTCCACATCGCGGCGGATGGCCTTGATGCGGTTCTCTTTCCATGCCCATATCTGCGGGGAAATATAGTAATGTGTTTTGATGCCCAGCTCTTTTGCCCATTTCGCAATACGCATGTTGAAGCCGGGATAGTCGATAAAAATAATTACATCCGGTTGGAAGGAAAGAATATCCTGCTTGCAGAACTTTATGTTGTTCAGTATAGTCCTAAGGTTTTGCACCACTTCGGCAAAGCCCATAAACGCCAGTTCGCGGTAGTGCTTTACCAGCGTGCCCCCGGCAGCCTGCATGAGGTCGCCGCCCCAAAAACGAATATCCGCGTGTGGGTCTTTCTTAAAAAGTTCCTTCATCAGGTTTGACCCGTGCAGGTCGCCCGATGCTTCGCCGGCTATAATGTAATATTTCATTGCCTGTTGTTTACGGTTTCAAAAGTAGTGTTTATTTGGGACTTGAAAAAAGGAGTTCCATCCTCCAATAAAAAATGCCCCACAAAAGCAGGGCATCTAAATAAGATTTGACAGGTATTAATTACTGTTTGGTAAATACCAGTGTAGCATCAATGCTGTCAGAAGTTGTCTGCCCGTTTACGGTTACTTCCACTTCATAAAAGTCAGGTACCAGTGCTGTAAGCGTATTTCCATTTTGGGTGTAAACAGTAGTATCATTGTCGCCCTCATAGTTCACGGTAACAGTTACTTTGTTGCCATTTACGCTATACTCGCCATCTGCCTCTGCAGTGAAGCAGGCATCCCCCAGCATAGGCGCACTAAGGAAATTAGCAACCGTGTGGTTAGCGCCAAACTGAAGGTAGGAATCTGTAAAGCACGCGCCGCCTTCTGTGATAAGGTTGGTAGAAGATACACCATCATCATTGCCGTCAACAGCATGAGAAGCGGTTACCGCAGTAAGCATCCATTTTCCGGATACAGTAGCATTGTTGTTTGTAGTATTGTTGTCATCGTCTGAACACGACAAAGCTGTAAAAGCTGCAGCTGCAAAAGCTACCATTGTAAGTTTTTTCATAGTTTGAAATTAATTTTTTTTTGTTAATGCCAAACAAGCTTGCAACAAGCGTGCCATTAAAAGTAATTTAATTTTTAAATTTTTGGCATAATCTCAATTTTTTAGGTTAAATAACTAAAAAACAGCATTATTAAGCAGTTGATTTCTTTTTAACAAATCAATACCTGATTAAATTTTTAATAAGCTGTACTGCTTTTTCAAACTTTTCATCAAAGCTTCCGCCGATCTCAATGTAGGGGATTTTATTGTCGTCTAATGTTTTTCTGTGCGAAAGGTCCAGCAGGCGGACCTGAGCTTCGTTGAGCCTCGAACCATCCTGGAAATACCCACTGTTGTTGGTAAGATAAATGCAGAGGCCGGCCTTGTTCGCTTCACAAACAGTATCGCTAACATGAAGCTCTTCCCCAAAAGTAAATTGCGCGTACGACCTGGTGATATGTACGTCAGTATCAATGATAATAAGCGGGCAGTTGCCTTTTTCGGCTTCATTTATCCTGCGGGCATGTTCAATAGCGGTTTTATGAAGGTCGGCCATAGTAAAGGAATTCGAGTTGGGGATAATGTCCCGCCCCGCTTCGTTTACCAATATACAGCCGAAGTGTGCCGAAAGCCTTTGTGCCAATGTGGTCTTGCCGGCAGATTCCGTACCCAGTATCGTAATTTTAAAAGCATAATAAGGCTTCACGCTATCGGGCAAATAATCCCACCATTCAAAAACGTTGTTGCGTATGAGCGTTGCGGAAACGGGATACAGCTGTTTCGGGATATCGAACGGGATGTGCCTGATACCCATGAATTCCGCGACATAATCGCCGTAAGGCTCTGAAGTGATAAGCAGGGAATGATCGGGGAATAGATTGCTGAATACCGGCGCCCAGATAGCCGATACTTCTTTTGATGAAGCTGAAGTATTGGGAAAATCGGATTCTTTGTATTCGAAGCTAAGGACTTCAATAGTATTAATTTCGCTAAAGGTCGCACTGATCCAGCGTTTGCGTGCTTCAGCGGGGATATCTTCCTTATCGCTGCAGCAAACCAGTACAGATACAAAATCGGACTTTGTCAATGCAAACCGTATCATCGCTTCATGGCCTTTGTGGAACGGAAGGAATTTCCCGAAAACGAACGCTTTAACCATGCCTCAGTTTTTTATGCCAGTTGTACAATCCATAAGAAGCCAATCCAAAGAAAACCACGTATTCGAGCGAAAGGAAATAAACGCTCTTGGCATAATACACGGCAATACTGGCAATGTTTACCATAAGCCACAGGTACCAGTTCTCTAATTTCTTTTGTGCCAAAAGCGTTGTTGCCGTAATGCTCGCTACCATAATAAACGAATCGGCGTACGGATAAGCGGCCGGTATTTTGAAATACTGCGGCCGGTATTCGTGGATGTGCGAGAATAGATAGCCTGTAATTATGGTTGTGCCTATTACTATGGCTATTGTAAGTAGCCTGCCATTTTTTGACAGGATTGTAATATCCTTATTGTCTTTTTTCCGGTTCCAATAGTACCACCCGTAGAGCGTGACGATGAAAAAATAGATTTGCAGGAACATATCGGCATAAAGCTGCACCTGGTAAAAAAGCACGAACAGGAATACCGCATTGAGCGTGCCGGTAGGCCAGGTGAGGATGCTTGCACGCGATGCATAATATACCGATACCAGTCCGCTCAGCGTGGCGAGCAGTTCAATATAGCTGATTGGGTAGCCGCAAATTTCGCCTATAATATTCGATATGTCGAAAATAGCTATCACAGGTGGTACACTAAGGATGCGTAAACGTTCACGGGTGCCTGCACAAAATATTTTTTGGTGCCGTCGGTCTCTACATAACCATTGTTGAAATATTTCGTGTTGGTAATGTTATTAGCAAAAACAGCAGCTTCCAGTTTCCCGAAAGTGTAACCGGCACGGGCATTCAGCAGGAAATAGCCATCTATCTGTGCGCTGTTGGCAAAGTCGATATACGATTTATCCTGGTAGCGGCCGGTAAGCGATAAAGAAAGCTTTTCAAAGGTGTAAGCTGCTTCCTGGTTGATAATGAACTTAGGGCTCAGTATCGGGCTGAACGATTCGTCCTGCTCTTTGATGCGGCTGTGGTTCCAAGAAGAATTGTTGATAAACGTAAAGCTGCCCATTTTATAGGAAGCGCTTAGCTCCACCCCGGCACGGATGCTTTGTTTTACGTTGTTGGTCAGCGCCAGCCCATTCGGGCCGAATTTCCCGTCGAGCACGATCTCGTTCTCAAAATCCATATAATAGGCATTCGCATCAATGCGCCAGTTGCCTTTATTGTAGCGTATTCCCAGTTCGTGGTCGGTTACCTGCTCGGCTTTTTTAATGAACAGAAGGGCGTTGCCGTTGTCGTCGGCCAGGAGGTCGTCGCTTCCGCCAAAGATATCGTTGCGGGTAGGCTCCCTTTTGGTTCTTCCGACACTGTAATATAAGGTTGTCCCGGCAGATGGCTGGTAGCTCAGGCCCGCCTTTGGGTTGAAGAAATCCCATTTCATGGCATCAAAAGGAACCGCACCGTCATAGCTAAATTCTACATGGCGGTATTGCAGGTCGGCAAAAAGGGTAAACCTGTTTATGCTATAGCTCGCTTTCGTAAAAATGCTTTCTTCGTGCTTACGGCCTGTGTTTTCATACAGCTCGCCTAATGTCCTCTCACTCCCGGTATGCCTGCGGCTGTAGGTATTGGCGTGGATGCCCGTTGTACAACTGAGGTTATTTTTGGTAAAAGTATAATTCGAAAATACCCCTGTGAGATTGGACAGGAATGCATAATTGTACAATTCTGTCGATGGCGGGTAGCCGTAATTATTGGGGTCGAAATCATAATTGCCTTTCAGAAAGGTATAATATACGGAAGATTGCAAGGTAGAGGCGTTGCTTATACGCCAGGTATTGAGCACCTGCGACATTGCCTGTAAAAAATGGTCGTCTTCATTGTTGTTCACATTCGTGCGCCTGTCTTTAGCGATAAGCGAATCGGCAACGCCAAGCCACGCCAGCTGGTTTCGCTGCTGCCCGGCAAGGAGGTTGATCTTCCAGTCCGACCTTTTTCGGAAAAGCCCGCCGCTCAGGAAAGCCGACTGCGACTTGTTGGAA
Above is a genomic segment from Flavobacterium album containing:
- a CDS encoding TonB-dependent receptor — encoded protein: MLPSHLIRYKHFYAFLLISCFVNAQDTIPTDTITRLPEVQLTYQAGSKTPVTFLNINAATIDRKSVGQEPSFLLSETPSITVYSDGGNTQGYSYFRMRGIDQTRINMTLDGVPLNDPEDQGAYFSNYPDIFNSVSNVQVQRGVGTSKNGTAGYGGSVQLFAPNLSDKQSASVGAGYGSFNSARAFAEYNSGIKNNKALYARVSQIYSDGYKYHSSNKSQSAFLSGGLFRKRSDWKINLLAGQQRNQLAWLGVADSLIAKDRRTNVNNNEDDHFLQAMSQVLNTWRISNASTLQSSVYYTFLKGNYDFDPNNYGYPPSTELYNYAFLSNLTGVFSNYTFTKNNLSCTTGIHANTYSRRHTGSERTLGELYENTGRKHEESIFTKASYSINRFTLFADLQYRHVEFSYDGAVPFDAMKWDFFNPKAGLSYQPSAGTTLYYSVGRTKREPTRNDIFGGSDDLLADDNGNALLFIKKAEQVTDHELGIRYNKGNWRIDANAYYMDFENEIVLDGKFGPNGLALTNNVKQSIRAGVELSASYKMGSFTFINNSSWNHSRIKEQDESFSPILSPKFIINQEAAYTFEKLSLSLTGRYQDKSYIDFANSAQIDGYFLLNARAGYTFGKLEAAVFANNITNTKYFNNGYVETDGTKKYFVQAPVNVYASLVYHL